In Takifugu flavidus isolate HTHZ2018 chromosome 13, ASM371156v2, whole genome shotgun sequence, the following are encoded in one genomic region:
- the frmd4a gene encoding FERM domain-containing protein 4A isoform X5 — MPAARLDGTERTPTSHTHVHTPTETHTVERTMVVQGAVTPGRTRRLMLKLPVGTLRRNSGERMTEGRRCQVHLLDDRKLELLVQPKLMAKDLLDLVASHFNLKEKEYFGIAYTDETGHFSWLQLDRRVLEHEFPKKSGPIVLYFCVKFYIESISYLKDNATIELFFLNAKSIIYKELIEVDSDVVFELASYILQEAKGDFTSNDATRSDLKKLPALPTQALKEHPSLAYCEDRVIEHYKKLSGQSRGQAIVNYMSIVESLPTYGVHYYAVKDKQGIPWWLGLSYKGIFQYDHQDKVKPRKVFQWRQLENLYFREKKFSVEVHDPRSRASVTRRTFGHSGIAVHTWYACPALIKSIWAMAISQHQFYLDRKQSKSKIHAARSLSEIAIDLTETGTLKTSKLANMGSKGKIISGSSGSLLSSGSQESDSSQTAKKDMLAALRARQEALEETLKQRIEELKSICIREAELTGKLPKEYPLDPGEEPPTVRRKIGTAFKLDEQKILPKGEEEELERLEREFAIQSQITEAARRLASDPHVNSKKLKKQRKTSYLNALKKLQEIENSINEYRVRSGKKPTQRASLIIEEANIGSEDSSLSDALVLDDDDPQVTGTPTFSPVASPHKGLPPRPPSHSRPPPPQSLDGLRHMHYTRSDYDKSPIKPKMWSESSLDEPYEKVKKRSSHSSHRRFPSSGSAEAGGSNSLQSSPIRNLPHWNSQSSMPSTPDLKTRTPHYVHSTRSVDISPTRLHSLAQHFRNRSSSLESQGKLLASDSDAHPHALGTLGSPDFFLGPGRSSNGSDPLDDCSSCTSQSSSEHYYPSGGPPGSNPNYSTLGEDSPSKARQRQRQRHRSAGHLGSSNSGSMPNLAAKNGTGGCSGAGGMGGGQHGIYLHSQSQPSSQYRIKEYPLYVEGSPNPVVVRSLESDQEGHYSVKAQFKTSSSYTAGGLYKEAWGGDEGGEGSGRLTPSRSQIVRTPSLGREGGGSGGRAAVSEELRCWYQRSSGSLKDRNHSHSGSTSSETGSQQGTLGHGRGSRVGTLAKSSPAASPHSQRSMTPSSEQAVTPTPPCSPQHILNWQSGGTADSSPTEDTCQSPPQPSSDA; from the exons ATGACAGAGGGGCGGAGATGTCAGGTCCATCTCCTGGatgacaggaagctggagctcCTTGTGCAG CCCAAGTTGATGGCTAAAGACCTTCTGGACCTTGTTGCATCCCACTTCAATCTGAAGGAGAAAGAGTACTTTGGAATCGCTTACACCGATGAAAC GGGCCATTTTagctggctgcagctggaccGCAGAGTATTAGAACATGAGTTTCCCAAGAAGTCTGGTCCCATCGTCCTTTACTTCTGTGTCAA GTTCTATATAGAGAGTATATCCTACCTGAAGGACAATGCTACCATTGAGTTGTTTTTCCTTAATGCCAAGTCCATCATATACAAG GAGCTTATTGAAGTGGACAGTGATGTGGTCTTTGAACTGGCTTCCTATATTCTACAA GAGGCTAAAGGTGACTTCACgag TAATGATGCAACCAGATCTGACCTAAAAAAGTTGCCTGCGCTGCCCACCCAGGCCTTAAAGGAGCACCCGTCTCTGGCATACTG TGAGGATCGGGTCATAGAGCATTATAAAAAGCTCAGTGGGCAGTCCAGAGGGCAAGCTATTGTAAA TTACATGAGTATTGTGGAGTCTCTGCCAACATATGGAGTTCATTATTATGCTGTAAAG GACAAGCAGGGGATCCCATGGTGGTTGGGTCTGAGCTATAAAGGCATTTTCCAGTATGACCACCAGGACAAAGTCAAACCCAGAAAG GTGTTCCAATGGCGCCAGTTGGAAAATCTCTACTTCCGAGAGAAGAAGTTTTCGGTCGAAGTTCATGACCCCAGGA GTAGGGCGTCGGTGACGAGAAGGACATTTGGTCACAGTGGCATCGCTGTGCACACGTGGTACGCCTGTCCTGCACTCATCAAGTCTATCTGGGCCATGGCGATCAGCCAACACCAGTTCTACCTGGACCGCAAGCAGAGCAAG TCTAAGATCCACGCTGCGCGGAGTTTGAGCGAGATCGCCATAGACCTGACGGAAACGGGAACTCTGAAGACTTCTAAACTGGCCAACATGGGCAGCAAGGGCAAAATCATAAGCGGGAGCAGTGGCAGTCTGCTGTCCTCAG GCTCTCAGGAATCTGACAGCTCTCAGACGGCTAAGAAAGACATGCTAGCAGCGCTGAGGGCCAGACAGGAAGCACTGGAAGAAACACTCAAACAAAGAATAGAAGAACTCAAGAGCATCTGCATCAGAGAAGCG GAGTTGACAGGAAAGCTTCCTAAGGAATATCCTCTGGATCCTGGAGAGGAGCCACCCACAGTGAGACGCAAGATCGGTACTGCTTTCAAACTGGACGAGCAGAAAATTCTTCCCAAGGGAGAG GAAGAAGAACTGGAGCGCTTGGAGCGGGAGTTTGCTATTCAGTCCCAGATCACGGAGGCAGCAAGGCGCCTGGCCAGTGACCCTCATGTGAACAGcaagaagctgaagaaacagAGGAAGACTTCTTATCTGAATGCGCtaaagaagctgcaggagataGAGAACTCTATTAATGAATACCGGGTTCGTTCTGGCAAGAAACCCACTCAGAGGGCTTCGCTCATCATAGAAG AAGCGAATATTGGCTCTGAAGACAGCTCGTTATCTGATGCATTGGTCTTGGATGACG ATGATCCTCAAGTTACAGGCACCCCCACTTTTTCTCCAGTAGCATCTCCTCACAAGGGCCTCCCTCCTCGGCCACCATCGCACAGCCGGCCTCCTCCTCCGCAGTCCCTGGACGGTCTGCGACACATGCACTACACACGTTCAGACTATGATAAGTCGCCCATTAAACCCAAAATGTGGAGCGAATCTTCACTAGATGAGCCAtatgaaaaagtgaaaaaacgCTCTTCACACTCAAG TCATCGGCGTTTCCCAAGTTCCGGCAGCGCGGAAGCTGGGGGCAGTAACTCCCTGCAGAGCAGCCCCATCAGGAACTTGCCTCACTGGAATTCCCAGTCCAGCATGCCATCTACCCCAGACCTTAAGACCAGAACCCCACACTATGTACATTCCACCAG GTCAGTGGACATCAGTCCCACCCGTCTGCACAGCCTCGCTCAGCACTTTAGGAACCGCAGCTCAAGCCTCGAGTCCCAAGGAAAACTGTTGGCGTCTGACTCCGACGCGCACCCTCATGCCCTGGGCACACTGGGCAGCCCTGATTTCTTTCTGGGTCCAGGACGCAGTTCCAATGGCTCTGACCCACTAGATGACTGCTCCTCCTGCACCAGCCAAAGCAGCTCGGAGCATTATTACCCCTCCGGTGGGCCCCCTGGCAGCAACCCTAACTACTCTACGCTGGGAGAGGACTCGCCCTCCAAAGccaggcagcggcagcggcaaaGACATAG ATCTGCAGGTCATCTAGGTTCCTCTAATTCTGGCTCCATGCCAAACCTGGCAGCTAAAAATGGAACTGGTGGATGCTCTGGTGCAGGTGGGATGGGAGGGGGACAGCATGGAATCTAcctccacagccagagccaGCCCTCCTCCCAGTATCGCATCAAGGAGTACCCACTTTATGTGGAGGGCAGCCCCAACCCTGTGGTGGTGCGCAGTTTGGAGAGCGACCAGGAGGGCCACTACAGCGTGAAGGCTCAGTTCAAGACCTCCAGCTCCTACACGGCCGGTGGACTTTACAAAGAGGCCTGGGGAGGAGACGAAGGGGGAGAGGGCAGCGGGAGACTCACGCCCTCTCGCTCTCAGATCGTACGGACTCCATCATTGGGGCGAGAGGGTGGTGGCAGTGGGGGCAGGGCGGCAGTCTCTGAGGAGCTGAGGTGCTGGTATCAGAGGTCCTCAGGGAGCCTGAAAGACAGGAATCACTCACATTCAGGATCTACGTCTTCCGAGACTGGGTCACAGCAAGGAACGCTGGGACACGGTCGGGGAAGTCGAGTCGGGACACTCGCCAAAAGTTCACCAG CTGCGTCCCCCCACAGTCAGAGGAGTATGACGCCCTCCAGCGAACAAGCAGTCACACCCACCCCTCCCTGTAGCCCACAGCACATCCTCAACTGGCAGAGCGG AGGCACAGCAGACAGCTCTCCTACTGAGGACACCTGTCAGTCTCCCCCTCAGCCCAGCTCTGATGCATAG
- the frmd4a gene encoding FERM domain-containing protein 4A isoform X1 — protein sequence MPAARLDGTERTPTSHTHVHTPTETHTVERTMVVQGAVTPGRTRRLMLKLPVGTLRRNSGERMTEGRRCQVHLLDDRKLELLVQPKLMAKDLLDLVASHFNLKEKEYFGIAYTDETGHFSWLQLDRRVLEHEFPKKSGPIVLYFCVKFYIESISYLKDNATIELFFLNAKSIIYKELIEVDSDVVFELASYILQEAKGDFTSNDATRSDLKKLPALPTQALKEHPSLAYCEDRVIEHYKKLSGQSRGQAIVNYMSIVESLPTYGVHYYAVKDKQGIPWWLGLSYKGIFQYDHQDKVKPRKVFQWRQLENLYFREKKFSVEVHDPRSRASVTRRTFGHSGIAVHTWYACPALIKSIWAMAISQHQFYLDRKQSKSKIHAARSLSEIAIDLTETGTLKTSKLANMGSKGKIISGSSGSLLSSGSQESDSSQTAKKDMLAALRARQEALEETLKQRIEELKSICIREAELTGKLPKEYPLDPGEEPPTVRRKIGTAFKLDEQKILPKGEEEELERLEREFAIQSQITEAARRLASDPHVNSKKLKKQRKTSYLNALKKLQEIENSINEYRVRSGKKPTQRASLIIEEANIGSEDSSLSDALVLDDDDPQVTGTPTFSPVASPHKGLPPRPPSHSRPPPPQSLDGLRHMHYTRSDYDKSPIKPKMWSESSLDEPYEKVKKRSSHSSHRRFPSSGSAEAGGSNSLQSSPIRNLPHWNSQSSMPSTPDLKTRTPHYVHSTRSVDISPTRLHSLAQHFRNRSSSLESQGKLLASDSDAHPHALGTLGSPDFFLGPGRSSNGSDPLDDCSSCTSQSSSEHYYPSGGPPGSNPNYSTLGEDSPSKARQRQRQRHRSAGHLGSSNSGSMPNLAAKNGTGGCSGAGGMGGGQHGIYLHSQSQPSSQYRIKEYPLYVEGSPNPVVVRSLESDQEGHYSVKAQFKTSSSYTAGGLYKEAWGGDEGGEGSGRLTPSRSQIVRTPSLGREGGGSGGRAAVSEELRCWYQRSSGSLKDRNHSHSGSTSSETGSQQGTLGHGRGSRVGTLAKSSPAASPHSQRSMTPSSEQAVTPTPPCSPQHILNWQSGSFSDSCFLSSPLCSELADVQWYGRDKAKPGTLV from the exons ATGACAGAGGGGCGGAGATGTCAGGTCCATCTCCTGGatgacaggaagctggagctcCTTGTGCAG CCCAAGTTGATGGCTAAAGACCTTCTGGACCTTGTTGCATCCCACTTCAATCTGAAGGAGAAAGAGTACTTTGGAATCGCTTACACCGATGAAAC GGGCCATTTTagctggctgcagctggaccGCAGAGTATTAGAACATGAGTTTCCCAAGAAGTCTGGTCCCATCGTCCTTTACTTCTGTGTCAA GTTCTATATAGAGAGTATATCCTACCTGAAGGACAATGCTACCATTGAGTTGTTTTTCCTTAATGCCAAGTCCATCATATACAAG GAGCTTATTGAAGTGGACAGTGATGTGGTCTTTGAACTGGCTTCCTATATTCTACAA GAGGCTAAAGGTGACTTCACgag TAATGATGCAACCAGATCTGACCTAAAAAAGTTGCCTGCGCTGCCCACCCAGGCCTTAAAGGAGCACCCGTCTCTGGCATACTG TGAGGATCGGGTCATAGAGCATTATAAAAAGCTCAGTGGGCAGTCCAGAGGGCAAGCTATTGTAAA TTACATGAGTATTGTGGAGTCTCTGCCAACATATGGAGTTCATTATTATGCTGTAAAG GACAAGCAGGGGATCCCATGGTGGTTGGGTCTGAGCTATAAAGGCATTTTCCAGTATGACCACCAGGACAAAGTCAAACCCAGAAAG GTGTTCCAATGGCGCCAGTTGGAAAATCTCTACTTCCGAGAGAAGAAGTTTTCGGTCGAAGTTCATGACCCCAGGA GTAGGGCGTCGGTGACGAGAAGGACATTTGGTCACAGTGGCATCGCTGTGCACACGTGGTACGCCTGTCCTGCACTCATCAAGTCTATCTGGGCCATGGCGATCAGCCAACACCAGTTCTACCTGGACCGCAAGCAGAGCAAG TCTAAGATCCACGCTGCGCGGAGTTTGAGCGAGATCGCCATAGACCTGACGGAAACGGGAACTCTGAAGACTTCTAAACTGGCCAACATGGGCAGCAAGGGCAAAATCATAAGCGGGAGCAGTGGCAGTCTGCTGTCCTCAG GCTCTCAGGAATCTGACAGCTCTCAGACGGCTAAGAAAGACATGCTAGCAGCGCTGAGGGCCAGACAGGAAGCACTGGAAGAAACACTCAAACAAAGAATAGAAGAACTCAAGAGCATCTGCATCAGAGAAGCG GAGTTGACAGGAAAGCTTCCTAAGGAATATCCTCTGGATCCTGGAGAGGAGCCACCCACAGTGAGACGCAAGATCGGTACTGCTTTCAAACTGGACGAGCAGAAAATTCTTCCCAAGGGAGAG GAAGAAGAACTGGAGCGCTTGGAGCGGGAGTTTGCTATTCAGTCCCAGATCACGGAGGCAGCAAGGCGCCTGGCCAGTGACCCTCATGTGAACAGcaagaagctgaagaaacagAGGAAGACTTCTTATCTGAATGCGCtaaagaagctgcaggagataGAGAACTCTATTAATGAATACCGGGTTCGTTCTGGCAAGAAACCCACTCAGAGGGCTTCGCTCATCATAGAAG AAGCGAATATTGGCTCTGAAGACAGCTCGTTATCTGATGCATTGGTCTTGGATGACG ATGATCCTCAAGTTACAGGCACCCCCACTTTTTCTCCAGTAGCATCTCCTCACAAGGGCCTCCCTCCTCGGCCACCATCGCACAGCCGGCCTCCTCCTCCGCAGTCCCTGGACGGTCTGCGACACATGCACTACACACGTTCAGACTATGATAAGTCGCCCATTAAACCCAAAATGTGGAGCGAATCTTCACTAGATGAGCCAtatgaaaaagtgaaaaaacgCTCTTCACACTCAAG TCATCGGCGTTTCCCAAGTTCCGGCAGCGCGGAAGCTGGGGGCAGTAACTCCCTGCAGAGCAGCCCCATCAGGAACTTGCCTCACTGGAATTCCCAGTCCAGCATGCCATCTACCCCAGACCTTAAGACCAGAACCCCACACTATGTACATTCCACCAG GTCAGTGGACATCAGTCCCACCCGTCTGCACAGCCTCGCTCAGCACTTTAGGAACCGCAGCTCAAGCCTCGAGTCCCAAGGAAAACTGTTGGCGTCTGACTCCGACGCGCACCCTCATGCCCTGGGCACACTGGGCAGCCCTGATTTCTTTCTGGGTCCAGGACGCAGTTCCAATGGCTCTGACCCACTAGATGACTGCTCCTCCTGCACCAGCCAAAGCAGCTCGGAGCATTATTACCCCTCCGGTGGGCCCCCTGGCAGCAACCCTAACTACTCTACGCTGGGAGAGGACTCGCCCTCCAAAGccaggcagcggcagcggcaaaGACATAG ATCTGCAGGTCATCTAGGTTCCTCTAATTCTGGCTCCATGCCAAACCTGGCAGCTAAAAATGGAACTGGTGGATGCTCTGGTGCAGGTGGGATGGGAGGGGGACAGCATGGAATCTAcctccacagccagagccaGCCCTCCTCCCAGTATCGCATCAAGGAGTACCCACTTTATGTGGAGGGCAGCCCCAACCCTGTGGTGGTGCGCAGTTTGGAGAGCGACCAGGAGGGCCACTACAGCGTGAAGGCTCAGTTCAAGACCTCCAGCTCCTACACGGCCGGTGGACTTTACAAAGAGGCCTGGGGAGGAGACGAAGGGGGAGAGGGCAGCGGGAGACTCACGCCCTCTCGCTCTCAGATCGTACGGACTCCATCATTGGGGCGAGAGGGTGGTGGCAGTGGGGGCAGGGCGGCAGTCTCTGAGGAGCTGAGGTGCTGGTATCAGAGGTCCTCAGGGAGCCTGAAAGACAGGAATCACTCACATTCAGGATCTACGTCTTCCGAGACTGGGTCACAGCAAGGAACGCTGGGACACGGTCGGGGAAGTCGAGTCGGGACACTCGCCAAAAGTTCACCAG CTGCGTCCCCCCACAGTCAGAGGAGTATGACGCCCTCCAGCGAACAAGCAGTCACACCCACCCCTCCCTGTAGCCCACAGCACATCCTCAACTGGCAGAGCGG GTCTTTCAGTGACAGCTGTTTTCTCAGCAGCCCCCTGTGTTCAGAGTTGGCAGATGTGCAGTGGTACGGACGTGACAAGGCCAAACCTGGAACCCTGGTCTGA